In Asanoa sp. WMMD1127, one genomic interval encodes:
- a CDS encoding nuclear transport factor 2 family protein, which yields MSKPHTIAVLGLGRMGTAIATRLAAYDWKVLGWTRSGRTAGAVETMGDPNDAVASADVVLLALFDGVACEQVVDHVRSALRSDAIVVNTSTIGPAEAARLASRLGPSYVHAPVLGSVSAVAAGALRILAAADHDALDRVRPVLEALGTVRRVEDAFTAAALKLVANNSLAGAVLALRDALRQADALGLPRAQALDILELGQLGGLVARKRSILAGQPAAADFTVGALLKDMALLAAASNTPLRGAAGLSAETAADQQADIAVAATTPSVDDAVLEPLRSYMRGHATGDAAHFRAAFQPTAHIEGLRDGVFTSWRLDDYCALFDGAPAADEPIRSRRIDSVDVYGTVATATMTLWHGVDTFTDIFLLVRVDDRWRIANKAYHRHSSVAGA from the coding sequence ATGTCCAAACCGCATACGATCGCCGTTCTCGGATTAGGCCGCATGGGCACCGCGATCGCCACCCGACTCGCTGCCTACGACTGGAAGGTCCTGGGCTGGACACGATCCGGACGCACGGCAGGCGCTGTGGAGACCATGGGCGATCCGAACGACGCCGTGGCGAGCGCCGACGTCGTCCTGCTGGCGTTGTTCGACGGGGTGGCCTGCGAGCAGGTTGTCGATCATGTGCGGAGCGCCCTGCGATCGGACGCCATCGTGGTGAACACCAGCACCATCGGTCCGGCCGAGGCAGCCAGGTTGGCCAGCCGGCTCGGCCCCTCCTACGTCCACGCTCCCGTGCTCGGCTCCGTGTCCGCCGTGGCCGCCGGTGCCCTGCGGATTCTCGCCGCCGCTGACCATGATGCGCTCGATCGGGTCCGGCCGGTTCTGGAGGCGCTCGGCACCGTCCGACGCGTCGAGGACGCTTTCACCGCCGCTGCGCTCAAACTGGTCGCCAACAACAGCCTTGCCGGTGCTGTGCTCGCGCTGCGCGATGCCCTGCGGCAAGCGGACGCCTTGGGCCTGCCCCGAGCGCAGGCGCTGGACATCCTCGAGCTGGGCCAACTCGGTGGCCTCGTCGCCCGGAAGCGATCCATCCTCGCCGGCCAGCCGGCTGCGGCCGATTTCACGGTCGGCGCGCTGCTCAAGGACATGGCATTGTTGGCCGCCGCCTCGAACACACCTCTCCGCGGCGCCGCCGGCCTGTCCGCCGAGACCGCTGCCGACCAGCAAGCTGACATCGCCGTTGCCGCCACCACCCCCTCCGTCGATGACGCCGTGCTCGAACCGCTTCGGTCCTACATGCGCGGCCATGCCACCGGAGACGCCGCACACTTCCGCGCGGCTTTCCAGCCCACGGCCCACATCGAGGGACTCCGAGACGGCGTTTTCACCTCGTGGCGACTGGACGACTACTGCGCTCTCTTCGACGGCGCGCCAGCCGCGGACGAACCGATCCGCTCTCGCCGCATCGACTCCGTCGACGTCTACGGCACCGTCGCGACAGCAACCATGACGCTCTGGCACGGCGTGGACACCTTCACCGACATCTTCCTGCTCGTCCGCGTCGACGACCGGTGGCGTATCGCCAACAAGGCGTACCACCGACATTCATCCGTCGCCGGCGCATGA
- a CDS encoding GNAT family N-acetyltransferase codes for MRQRVRLVHPAGTPCPDEQHGSPRWIVEDGRILGGIALRHKFDDDIGQIGYGVRPSARRRGLAGWALGEMLKEAREALDLDRVLIPCLADNAASARTIERNGGFLECIRDTEYGPVRRYWITLDR; via the coding sequence GTGCGCCAGCGAGTCCGGCTGGTCCACCCCGCGGGCACCCCATGTCCGGACGAGCAGCACGGCTCGCCCAGGTGGATCGTCGAAGACGGCCGGATCCTCGGTGGGATCGCCCTACGGCACAAGTTCGACGACGACATCGGCCAGATCGGTTACGGCGTGCGCCCGTCCGCGCGTCGCCGTGGCCTGGCCGGCTGGGCGCTCGGCGAGATGCTCAAGGAGGCTCGGGAGGCGCTCGACCTGGATCGTGTCCTCATCCCGTGCCTGGCTGACAACGCGGCGTCGGCGCGCACCATCGAGCGCAACGGCGGTTTCCTGGAATGCATCCGGGACACCGAATACGGCCCGGTGAGACGCTACTGGATCACCTTGGACCGTTGA